A section of the Mesorhizobium loti genome encodes:
- a CDS encoding acyl carrier protein, with amino-acid sequence MLTTKERTGIYSEQIRSFLISNFYVSDARALVNDTSLLDQGIVDSTGVLEIIGFIEETFGIIVEDSELLPENLDSIQGIEQYILRKMN; translated from the coding sequence ATGTTGACTACCAAGGAACGCACCGGAATCTACAGCGAGCAAATTCGCAGTTTCCTGATTTCGAATTTCTACGTGAGCGACGCGAGGGCATTGGTGAACGACACGTCCCTGCTCGATCAGGGCATCGTCGACTCGACGGGCGTGCTCGAGATTATCGGCTTCATCGAGGAGACCTTCGGCATCATCGTCGAGGACAGCGAGCTCTTGCCTGAAAACCTCGATTCCATTCAGGGCATCGAGCAATACATCCTGCGCAAGATGAACTGA
- the asnB gene encoding asparagine synthase (glutamine-hydrolyzing) — MCGIAGIVALNAAAASPSREALMRMVGALAHRGPDEHGLYRDRRAGLAHARLSVVDLSSGQQPLADTGDTTWIVFNGEIFNYVELREKLIALGHRFRTRSDTEVALHAYRAWGEAAFERMNGQWAIAIWDSMAGRLVLSRDRFGICPLHFCEHAGRLYFASEVKAIFAADRTISRAFDPAGIDQTFTLWTVVPPQGVFQGINELEPGHVRTYQDGTVRERAFWRPSYPEISGARQGEFTGSCDEAVDRVRGALEAATALRMVRADVPVGCYLSGGLDSSLVAALGRRFAGERFQTFSLRFADAEYDETRFQRLVAEATGSEHHEVVVSRGDIAAIFPEVIHHTERPILRTAPAPLFLLSRLVRERGIKVVLTGEGADEMFAGYDLFREGKIRRFWGRQPASTRRSRLLERLYPYLTRSPVQQQAMARQFFGRNIQAHDAPGFAHDTRWHTTSAIKRLFSADMRAETERRDAVSELLARLPAEFPRWSPLAQDQYLEVQTLMSGYLLSSQGDRMLMAHSVEGRFPFLDDELVSLANSLPAAYKLRVLDEKHVLKRVAEPIVPSEIVTRKKQPFRAPNALCFVAGDAPEYVREALSETALREANIFDPKAVTRLLGKCQARTGDGDLSNADNMALVGVLSTQLLHRQFVASCPSATREYALSVDVDREHREERLHVA; from the coding sequence ATGTGCGGCATCGCTGGAATAGTGGCGCTGAACGCCGCGGCGGCTTCTCCTTCGCGTGAAGCGCTGATGCGGATGGTGGGCGCGCTGGCGCATCGCGGCCCCGACGAGCACGGCCTTTACCGGGACAGACGCGCGGGGCTGGCGCATGCGCGGCTTTCCGTCGTCGATCTTTCCAGCGGCCAGCAGCCGCTCGCCGACACCGGCGACACGACCTGGATCGTGTTCAACGGCGAGATCTTCAACTACGTCGAGTTGCGGGAAAAGCTGATCGCGCTCGGCCACCGCTTCCGGACTCGCAGCGACACCGAGGTCGCGCTCCATGCCTACCGTGCGTGGGGCGAAGCAGCCTTCGAGCGGATGAACGGCCAATGGGCAATCGCAATCTGGGACTCGATGGCGGGGCGTCTCGTATTGTCGCGCGACCGGTTCGGCATTTGCCCCCTGCATTTCTGCGAGCACGCGGGCCGGCTTTATTTCGCCAGCGAGGTGAAGGCCATCTTCGCGGCCGATCGAACCATATCTCGCGCCTTTGATCCGGCCGGCATCGACCAGACTTTCACGCTCTGGACGGTCGTTCCGCCGCAAGGGGTATTCCAGGGGATCAATGAACTCGAGCCGGGGCATGTCCGCACCTACCAGGATGGCACCGTTCGCGAGCGGGCCTTTTGGCGACCTTCCTACCCCGAGATTTCCGGAGCGCGGCAGGGCGAGTTCACCGGGTCGTGCGATGAGGCGGTGGACCGCGTGCGTGGCGCCCTAGAGGCCGCGACGGCGCTCAGGATGGTACGCGCCGACGTGCCCGTCGGGTGCTACCTCTCCGGAGGACTGGACAGTTCGCTCGTGGCCGCGCTGGGAAGGCGCTTCGCCGGCGAACGCTTCCAGACCTTCTCGCTGCGTTTCGCCGACGCCGAATATGACGAGACCCGCTTCCAGCGCCTTGTTGCCGAGGCAACCGGCAGCGAGCACCATGAGGTGGTGGTTTCGCGCGGCGATATCGCCGCGATCTTTCCGGAGGTGATCCACCACACCGAGCGCCCGATCCTGCGGACCGCCCCGGCGCCGCTGTTCCTGCTCTCGCGGCTGGTGCGCGAGCGTGGCATCAAGGTCGTGCTGACCGGCGAAGGGGCTGACGAGATGTTCGCCGGCTACGACCTGTTCCGCGAAGGCAAGATCCGCCGGTTCTGGGGCCGCCAGCCGGCATCGACACGACGCTCGCGGCTGCTGGAACGCCTTTACCCCTACCTCACCCGCTCGCCGGTGCAACAGCAGGCGATGGCGCGCCAGTTCTTCGGACGCAACATCCAGGCCCATGACGCGCCCGGCTTTGCCCATGACACACGCTGGCACACCACCAGCGCCATCAAGCGCTTGTTTTCCGCCGACATGCGCGCCGAGACCGAGCGCCGCGACGCCGTGTCCGAGTTGCTCGCCCGCCTGCCCGCGGAGTTCCCGCGCTGGAGCCCGCTTGCGCAGGACCAGTATCTCGAGGTCCAGACGCTGATGTCGGGCTATCTGCTCTCCTCGCAAGGCGACAGGATGCTGATGGCCCACTCCGTCGAGGGGCGTTTCCCCTTCCTGGACGATGAGCTTGTGAGCCTCGCGAATTCGCTTCCGGCGGCCTACAAGCTGCGCGTCCTCGACGAGAAGCACGTGCTCAAACGCGTGGCGGAACCGATCGTGCCCTCCGAGATCGTCACCCGCAAGAAGCAGCCGTTCCGCGCGCCCAACGCGCTTTGCTTCGTCGCCGGCGACGCACCGGAATACGTTCGCGAGGCGCTTTCGGAGACGGCGCTGCGCGAGGCCAATATCTTTGATCCGAAGGCGGTCACGCGCCTGCTCGGCAAGTGCCAGGCCAGGACCGGCGACGGCGATCTGTCCAATGCCGACAACATGGCGCTGGTCGGCGTGCTGTCGACCCAGCTCCTTCATCGACAGTTTGTCGCGAGCTGCCCCAGTGCAACTCGCGAATACGCGCTCAGCGTCGACGTCGACCGCGAACATCGGGAAGAACGCTTGCATGTTGCATGA
- a CDS encoding class I adenylate-forming enzyme family protein: MLHDAVPLLHDYLAHSAGRLGGKVALVCNKQRVTYGELETRANAIAGDLAASGVVRGDRVMIFADNTVETVVSFWAVLKANAVVCIVNPLTKSDKLDYLLNDCKPTALITDGHLQAVFREPARGCPSLLRMIVSGTIDDVELSRLPHAVRWATAVAIDGGAPPPRRCIDVDLAAIIYTSGSTGEPKGVMLTHRNMMTACTSIASYLELGEDEVILNVLPLAFDYGLYQMIMAFRTGARLVLERSFAFPARVLELIRQEGVTGFPGVPTIFAALSELKSLKDQDFSRIRYVTNTAAALPLKHILMLRELFSSARIYSMYGLTECKRCTYLPPEDLERKPLSVGIAIPNTEMWIVDEHDRRVGPGVVGQLVIRGATVMKGYWGKPEATARKLKPGPLPGEQVLYTGDYCRMDAEGYLYFVGRGDEIIKSRGEKVAPKEVENVLMNIPGVREAAVIGVPDELLGQAVKAFVVMENGRTIGEKQLQMECQKRLENFMVPKSIVVVASLPMTDTGKLKKTALS; the protein is encoded by the coding sequence ATGTTGCATGATGCCGTACCCCTGCTGCATGACTACCTCGCCCATTCCGCCGGCCGGCTCGGCGGCAAGGTTGCGCTGGTGTGCAACAAGCAACGTGTCACCTATGGCGAGCTTGAAACCCGCGCCAATGCGATCGCCGGGGATCTGGCCGCGTCAGGGGTCGTGCGCGGCGATCGCGTGATGATCTTCGCCGACAACACCGTCGAGACGGTGGTGAGCTTCTGGGCGGTGCTCAAGGCGAACGCGGTGGTGTGCATCGTCAACCCGCTCACCAAGAGCGACAAGCTCGATTACCTGCTCAACGACTGCAAGCCGACGGCGCTGATCACGGATGGGCATCTGCAGGCGGTCTTCCGCGAGCCGGCGCGCGGCTGTCCCTCGCTTCTGCGCATGATCGTTTCCGGGACGATCGACGACGTCGAGCTCTCCCGATTGCCGCATGCCGTGCGCTGGGCCACCGCGGTCGCCATCGACGGCGGCGCGCCGCCGCCACGGCGCTGCATCGATGTCGATCTCGCCGCCATCATCTACACCTCCGGTTCGACGGGTGAACCCAAGGGCGTGATGCTGACGCACAGGAACATGATGACCGCCTGCACGTCCATCGCCTCCTACCTCGAGCTTGGCGAGGACGAGGTGATCCTCAACGTCCTGCCCCTGGCTTTCGACTATGGCCTGTACCAGATGATCATGGCGTTCCGCACCGGCGCCCGGCTGGTGCTCGAACGTTCCTTCGCCTTCCCGGCGCGGGTCCTTGAACTGATCAGGCAAGAGGGAGTTACCGGCTTTCCCGGCGTGCCGACCATCTTTGCGGCGCTCTCCGAGCTCAAGTCGCTCAAGGACCAGGATTTCTCACGCATTCGCTACGTCACCAACACCGCGGCCGCCTTGCCGCTCAAGCATATTCTCATGCTTCGCGAGCTGTTTTCGAGTGCACGCATCTATTCGATGTACGGCCTCACCGAATGCAAGCGTTGCACCTATCTGCCGCCAGAGGACCTCGAGCGAAAGCCGTTGAGCGTCGGGATCGCGATCCCGAACACGGAAATGTGGATCGTTGACGAACATGACAGGCGGGTCGGCCCCGGCGTCGTCGGCCAGCTCGTCATCCGCGGCGCGACGGTGATGAAGGGCTATTGGGGCAAGCCCGAGGCGACGGCCAGGAAGCTCAAGCCCGGCCCGCTGCCGGGCGAGCAGGTCCTGTACACGGGCGACTACTGCCGGATGGACGCGGAGGGTTACCTCTACTTCGTCGGCCGTGGCGACGAGATCATCAAATCGCGCGGCGAGAAGGTGGCGCCGAAGGAGGTCGAGAACGTGCTCATGAATATTCCAGGGGTGCGGGAAGCGGCGGTCATCGGTGTTCCGGACGAACTCCTCGGCCAGGCGGTGAAGGCGTTTGTCGTAATGGAGAATGGACGAACCATCGGCGAAAAGCAGTTGCAGATGGAGTGCCAGAAACGGCTGGAAAACTTCATGGTGCCGAAGTCCATCGTCGTCGTGGCCAGCCTGCCGATGACGGACACCGGCAAACTGAAGAAGACGGCCCTGTCATGA
- the nadE gene encoding NAD(+) synthase translates to MISHFGKDALLLDAPAEVDRIVDTLRTQVLGTLHRRGVVVGLSGGIDSSVVATLCTRAFGKDKVLGLFMPERDSSGDSLRLGRRVAAQLGIENVVEDIAPALEATGAYSRQVEAIQTVVPDYGEGWKCKLVLASVLESNGLNITRLTVQDPEGKVDTVRLSPAAYLQIVAATNYKQRLRKMTEYYHADRLKYAVAGTPNRLEYDQGFFVKQGDGTADVMPIVHLYKTQVYQLADYLGVDEEIQRRPPTTDTFSMAQSQEEFYFALPYHLMDLCLYGLNHGIAGDEVAAAAGLTEPQLQKVFKDIDAKRRAAHYLHARPLLSAGIDED, encoded by the coding sequence GTGATCTCGCACTTCGGCAAGGACGCGCTGCTGCTCGATGCTCCCGCGGAGGTCGATCGCATCGTGGACACCTTGCGCACGCAGGTCCTTGGCACGCTCCATCGTCGCGGCGTGGTTGTCGGCCTTTCCGGCGGCATCGACAGCTCCGTCGTCGCCACCTTGTGCACGCGCGCGTTCGGCAAGGACAAAGTCTTGGGACTGTTCATGCCGGAGCGGGATTCCTCCGGCGATTCGCTCAGACTTGGCCGCCGTGTCGCGGCACAGCTTGGCATTGAAAACGTCGTGGAAGACATAGCACCGGCACTCGAGGCCACCGGCGCCTACAGCCGGCAGGTCGAGGCGATCCAAACCGTCGTTCCCGACTATGGAGAGGGCTGGAAATGCAAGCTGGTGCTCGCATCGGTTCTGGAGAGCAACGGCCTCAACATCACCCGGCTCACGGTCCAGGATCCAGAGGGCAAGGTCGACACGGTGCGCCTGTCGCCTGCCGCCTACCTGCAGATCGTCGCCGCGACCAACTACAAGCAGCGCCTGCGCAAGATGACCGAATACTACCACGCCGACCGCCTCAAATACGCGGTTGCCGGGACACCGAACCGCCTTGAGTACGACCAGGGCTTTTTCGTCAAGCAGGGCGACGGAACCGCCGACGTGATGCCGATCGTCCACCTTTACAAGACCCAGGTTTATCAACTCGCGGACTATCTCGGGGTGGACGAGGAAATCCAGCGGCGGCCACCCACCACCGACACCTTCTCCATGGCGCAAAGCCAGGAGGAGTTCTATTTCGCGCTGCCCTATCACCTGATGGATCTATGCCTCTATGGCCTGAACCACGGGATCGCCGGCGATGAGGTCGCGGCGGCGGCGGGCCTCACCGAGCCCCAGCTTCAGAAAGTCTTCAAGGACATCGACGCGAAACGGCGGGCCGCCCACTATCTTCACGCGCGGCCCTTGCTGTCCGCCGGAATTGACGAGGATTGA
- a CDS encoding N5-glutamine methyltransferase family protein, translating to MSKEFSVADAYGTGRAVFMGLELLVAPGALVPRPETELLGTTALGVLHRMNLPTPRIIDMCCGAGNLACAIAHRVPAARVWASDLTDGCVEATRRNAAHHGMADRVSVHQGDLFGALAGQGLEGAIDVIVCNPPYISEKRLEGDRAHLVELEPREAFAAGPYGLSIHMRVVKDAPRYLRPGGVLLFEVGLGQDRQVMALLERSKAYENIRAVSNEAGEGRVVLGQARAQA from the coding sequence ATGAGCAAGGAGTTCAGTGTCGCCGACGCCTATGGCACGGGCCGCGCCGTCTTCATGGGACTTGAACTGCTCGTCGCGCCCGGTGCGCTGGTGCCGCGGCCGGAGACGGAGCTGCTCGGCACGACGGCTCTTGGTGTCTTGCACCGGATGAACCTGCCAACGCCGCGCATCATCGACATGTGCTGCGGCGCCGGGAACCTCGCCTGTGCCATCGCCCACCGCGTGCCCGCCGCGCGCGTCTGGGCGAGCGACCTCACCGATGGATGCGTCGAGGCGACACGACGCAACGCCGCCCATCACGGCATGGCCGACCGCGTCTCGGTGCATCAGGGCGATCTGTTCGGCGCCCTCGCGGGCCAGGGACTTGAAGGGGCGATCGACGTGATCGTCTGCAATCCGCCCTACATTTCGGAAAAGCGGCTCGAGGGCGACCGCGCGCATCTGGTCGAGCTCGAACCGCGTGAAGCCTTCGCGGCCGGCCCTTACGGCCTCAGCATCCATATGCGGGTGGTGAAGGACGCGCCGCGATATTTGCGGCCCGGCGGCGTCCTGCTCTTCGAAGTCGGCCTTGGCCAGGACCGGCAGGTGATGGCCCTGCTGGAGCGCAGCAAGGCATACGAGAACATCCGCGCCGTCTCCAACGAAGCAGGCGAGGGCCGGGTGGTCCTGGGTCAGGCCCGGGCGCAGGCATGA